Proteins encoded together in one Takifugu flavidus isolate HTHZ2018 unplaced genomic scaffold, ASM371156v2 ctg141, whole genome shotgun sequence window:
- the LOC130519716 gene encoding CTP synthase 1-like, with amino-acid sequence MKYILVTGGVISGIGKGIIASSVGTILKSCGLHVTAIKIDPYINIDAGTFSPYEHGEVFVLDDGGEVDLDLGNYERFLDIRLTRDNNLTTGKIYQSVISKERKGDYLGKTVQVVPHITDAIQEWVMKQARVSVDDDGIEPEVCIIELGGTVGDIESMPFIEAFRQFQFKVKRENFCNIHVSLIPQPQTTGEQKTKPTQSSVRELRGLGLSPDLIMCRCSTPLETAVKEKISMFCHVEPSQVICVQDVSSIYKVPLLLEEQGVVNYFCRRLNMSVETSPRKMLSKWKEMADRSDRLLEHVTIALVGKYTKLADSYTSVIKALEHSALAINHKLEVKYVDSEDLEGTTLEEEPVKYHEAWQKLCSSQGVLVPGGFGVRGTEGKMLAINWARKQNKPYLGVCLGMQLAVCEFARNVLGWEDANSTEFDPQSEHPVVIEMPEHNPGQMGGTMRLGKRRTLFKSDTSVMRKLYASVDFIEERHRHRFEVNPALKEHFVKHGLQFVGQDVQGERMEIIELEDHCYFVGVQYHPEFTSRPIKPSPPYFGLLLAAAGKLQSYLSKGCQLSPRDTYCHSSGDSSPEPEISELKFPASL; translated from the exons ATGAAGTACATCCTGGTTACTGGTGGAGTCATATCTGGGATTGGGAAGGGAATAATTGCCAGCAGCGTGGGAACCATCCTTAAATCCTGCGGCCTTCATGTCACAGCTATAAAAATCGATCCCTACATAAATATTGATGCCGGCACCTTTTCACCCTACGAGCACG GGGAAGTCTTTGTTCTTGATGATGGCGGGGAAGTGGATTTGGACCTGGGGAACTATGAGCGCTTCTTGGACATCCGTCTTACCAGAGACAACAACCTCACCACTGGAAAGATCTACCAGTCAGTCATCAgcaaggagaggaagggagactACCTGGGCAAAACGGTGCAGG TGGTGCCCCACATTACGGATGCCATCCAGGAGTGGGTGATGAAGCAGGCCAGGGTGTCGGTGGACGACGACGGCATAGAACCCGAAGTTTGCATCATTGAG CTGGGCGGAACGGTCGGAGACATTGAGAGTATGCCCTTTATTGAGGCCTTCAGGCAGTTCCAGTTCAAGGTGAAGAGGGAGAACTTCTGCAACATCCATGTCAGCTTGATCCCACAG CCACAAACTACTGGGGAGCAGAAAACCAAACCAACCCAGAGCAGCGTTCGAGAGCTGAGAGGTCTCGGCTTGTCTCCAGACCTG ATTATGTGTCGCTGTTCGACGCCCCTGGAAACGGCAGTAAAGGAGAAGATCTCTATGTTTTGCCATGTGGAGCCTTCACAG GTGATCTGTGTCCAGGACGTCTCCTCCATTTACAAAGTACCGCTCTTGTTAGAAGAGCAGGGGGTTGTCAACTACTTCTGCCGGCGTCTGAACATGTCGGTGGAGACGAGTCCCAGGAAAATGCTCTCAAAGTGGAAAGAGATGGCTGACAG GTCTGATCGTCTTTTGGAACATGTGACCATCGCCCTCGTTGGAAAATACACCAAACTGGCTGACTCCTACACGTCTGTCATCAAGGCGCTGGAGCACTCGGCTCTGGCCATTAACCATAAATTGGAGGTCAAG TATGTAGACTCTGAAGATTTGGAGGGCACCACTCTCGAAGAGGAGCCAGTAAAATACCACGAGGCCTGGCAAAAGCTGTGCAGCTCTCA AGGAGTGTTGGTACCAGGAGGGTTCGGCGTTAGAGGGACGGAGGGAAAGATGCTCGCCATCAACTGGGCCAGGAAACAGAATAAGCCGTATCTGG GAGTGTGTTTGGGAATGCAGCTGGCAGTGTGCGAGTTCGCCCGGAATGTTCTCGGGTGGGAAG ACGCCAACTCCACCGAATTCGACCCTCAGTCCGAGCACCCTGTG GTGATTGAGATGCCGGAGCACAACCCCGGGCAGATGGGCGGAACCATGCGTCTGGGCAAAAGGCGGACTCTCTTCAAGTCCGACACCAGCGTGATGA GGAAACTTTATGCGAGTGTGGATTTCATCGAggaaagacacagacacagatttGAG GTCAACCCTGCTCTGAAGGAGCACTTCGTGAAGCACGGCCTTCAGTTTGTGGGTCAGGATGTGCAGGGAGAACGGATGGAGATCATTGAGTTGGAAG ATCACTGTTACTTCGTTGGCGTGCAGTACCACCCCGAGTTCACCTCCAGGCCCATCAAACCTTCTCCGCCATACTTTGGCCTCCTGCTGGCGGCTGCAGGGAAGCTGCAGAGTTACCTGTCCAAAGGCTGCCAGCTGTCCCCTCG GGACACGTACTGCCACAGCAGCGGCGACAGCTCCCCCGAACCCGAGATCAGTGAACTGAAGTTTCCTGCTTCCCTCTGA